The sequence TTAGAGTGAGTAGCCCGGAGAGATCATCGCTGGTTTCCATGCCCGTGTAGCGAGGCAGAGTAAAAGCCATGGTGTTCATGGCCAGAGCTCCGCAGATTCCCAAGCGAATTACTAAACCGGATGAAGTTCCCTGAGTGCCGAGTTTGTTAGGCAAGATGTCGTAGCCTAGTTTATGTAGTTCGTCGGCGAAATCGCAGAGATTGGCCTTTGCCGGGATCAGAGTTACTTCAAGAGAGCCATGTGTATTGTCCGCGATGGTCTCGATGATGCCTTCCTGCTTTTTGGCAACGGTCTCGACGAGCCACACGCAGGCCATGCAGGACATGCCAGAGAGTCCCAGTTTGATATCGAGCGGCTTGTCTGGGTCACCATCGCCCAATGCTCGGTCAACGGTGTCTTGGAGCCATTTCCAGTCCCTTTGCTGGAAGGGTCTTTCACGTAGGGGTGAGAGGGAATCCTTCCCTTTGAGCTCATAGAAAACCCCGAGTCCTCCTTGATGGATGAGTTCGTAGACGGATTCACAACCACGACAGCAAAAGTCATGGTTGGATGGAGCGGGAGATGAGCAATGGAGACAGTTGGACACCGTGATGTGAGAGTGAGTTATTGACCGTTGCAGCAGCCGGGGAGCTCTTCGATGGTTTTTTCCGGGGTGGCTTCTGAGGCGGGCTGATCCTTGGCTTGCGTCGTCTCAACAAAGGGAAGCGTCCCTTGTAGCCTGACTAAGAGGATGATGGTGACCGCCACGAGGAAGGTGGATCTCAGTGGATTACGCCAAGGAGCAGGGATGATCTTGGTGATGAGCCTGGTAGAAGACTGGGCTGCCCAGAGCAGGGGAATTGTCCCCAGTGCGAAACAGAAAGCTAACAGGGCACCCGTGATGGGAGATCCACTCAGCAAGCATACTCCAAAAATCAGGTAGAGAGGGGTGCAGGGTAGGCAAGGAGAGATGAGCCCCAGCAAACCTCCAGCTATTCCGGCTGGTTTGTTCTGTGCCCAGAACTTGGCTTTGTAATAGGGGCGAGCCAGGAAGTTTAAGCGAGGCAGCTGGAATAATTTGGGAAAGGCGGTGACGATGAGAAAAGGAATCATCATCCACGGCAAGATTGCTGCCGGTGAGTGGAAGAAATAAGCCAAGGGTTGCTTGCCAATCAAACCCGCTAAAGAACCAATGAGAGTGTAGGAAACCAATCTGCCGAAGTGGTAGGAGAAGGTTTCGAGTAGAGCGTGCTCTCGGTTCTTTGCTTTGCTGGTGACCGCGCAGGCCAGAGGGCCGCACATGCCGACGCAGTGTAAGCTGGTGGCTAAGCCGGCGCTGAGCGCCGCTATGGAGGTCATTTCCATGGATTATAAGGGCATCTGTAGTAGGGCGACTACCATGAGGGCTATGCCTACTGCCATGATGGCAAACTGTGTGAAGAGGATGGTGTTTGTTCTCATTGTTAGACTGATTTGGATAACATGATGATGAACACCCAAGCGGCGATCAGAATCAGGTGCATGAGGATGACCCAGAACCAGAGGGATTTGTAAAAGTGCTTGATGCTCATCATTCAGGATTGGTTGTTTCTTGTTTTTCGTTGAGGCTGTCTTTGTAAAGGGTGGCAGCTGGTCCTAAGAATCGGGCAGTCAGTTCAGATTGGGTGCCGTCTTCAGAGGTGACTTCGATAAAGATATCAGCGGAACCTTTGTATTGGTCGACTGGTGAAAACACGGTGAAGGTCACGGTGTCTTTCTGCAGAGGTCCCAAGGTAATGGTGTTGGTTCCAGCGGAGAGTTCGAATCCAGGGCTGTTGATCAACTTGTAGGTATAGGTGATGTCCTGGTTTCTCTTGTTGGTGAGTTTGATCTGGTACTGGTTTCTCACCCCTTGCTCATTTGCGGTATACGTGGTGCCCATGACTCTGGTGATTCCGGCGTGGAAGGGCTTTGCTTTAGAGACAAAGACTGCGCCCAAGACACCTAGGCCAATTGCGGTGAAGATCATGTAAAGGAAGAGGCGGGGACGCAGGATCTTGCGCTTACCGGTAGAGATGCCAGCCGACGAATCATAGCGGACCAGGCCTTTCGGGCGATTGACCTTGGTCATGATCTCGTTACAGGCGTCCACACAGGCGGAGCAAGCCACACATTCGAGCTGGAGGCCGTTGCGGATGTCGATTCCTGTGGGACAGACATTGACGCAACGTCGGCAGTCGATGCAGTCACCGAGTTTCTTGTCCGCATCCTTGGTCATCTTGCCGCGTGGTTCACCACGGTTGTAGTCGTAAAATACGGTGACTGTTTGGTCGTCTGTCAGCGCGGACTGGAAGCGGCCATAAGGGCAGAGAATGATGCAGAATTGTTCCCTGAACCAGCCGAAGCAGAAGGTGAAAATACCGGTGAAGGCGAGGATGAATAAAAACTCAGTGATGTGCTCAGCCGGTCCGTCGGTGATGTTACTCCAGACTCCGGGTATGGAGATGAAGTAGGAAAGGAAGACGTGTGCCAGGATGAAGGAGACGAGTACGTAGAAGGACCATTTAATAGCGCGCTTGATGAACTTGGTCTTGTTCATGGGGGCCTCGTCTAGACGACGGCGCTTGGGGGCGTCACCGTCGACGAAACGTTCGATGCGGCGATAGAGATGCTCTAGGAAAACGGTGTAGGGACAGAACCAGCCACACCAGACTCGGCCTACGATGGAACTCAGCACAAAGAGCGTAAAGGCGAGTCCTGAGATGATGAAAAAGAGTACCCAGAAGTCCTGGGTGAAGAGAGTCAGCCCCATGAAGTGGAACTGACGCTTGTCGAGATCGAGAAATACAGCCGGGTACCCATTGATCTTTATCCACGGCAAGAGGATGTAGATGAGGATGAGTACCCAGGCTGTTAGCCTACGTCTCAGCGTGAAGGAACCTTTTACATCCGCAGGGTGGATGTTGTACTTTGACCCGTCTTGGTTGATAGTGGTGACGGTATCTAGATTTGGCTTCTTCACGATTGAGTCTATTTGGGTGGTTCAGGGGCTGATTCTTTTTCTGGGGAGGTTTTCTTGAGCTTGGCGCGTTCAGCGCAGTGCTTGCAGGCGGTGCATTTGTCTTTGCAGGGCTCTTTCTTTCGGTTCGGATCTGGATGGTCCATGGGTAGGGTTATTTCTTGTAGGACTTGAAGTCGTTTGGATTTGAGTCAATCAGGAAGGCAGTGATCTGGGCGACCTGTTCAGGGCTGAGCTGTGCGCCGCCCATCGGCGCCATACGCATGCCTTGTTTGTAGCCTTTGGAGTCGGCTGGCGTACCATGAAGGATCATTTTAAAAATATTCATGGGTTCACTGCCATAGGCCCATTCGCCGTCATTGAGTGGGCGTCCGGTCATGCCGCCATTCGCACCCAAATCAGCTGCATGGCAAGCCGCACAGCTCTGGATGTAGGCCTCCTTGCCCTTGGCCACAAAATCAGGATTGGTGCTGAATGTATTCACCAAGGTGTCATCATTCATGGACTCAAGTAGTTTCTGGAGTTCGGCTTGCTTGAGTTCTTCAATCTCTGTCACACGCTGGTCCATGCTTTCCTTGGAGGAAGGCAAGAGATCCAGGGTGTAGTAGACGAGATAGTAGGTCAGGAAGACTGCGATCGCTGCCCAGAGGGTGAACAGCCACCAGTTAGGGAGCTTCTGGTCAAACTCCTGAATGCCATCGTATTCGTGTTCACGAAGGACGACTTCACCTTTCTCGCGTGCATAGTCAGCGCGCTTGATAGCCTCGTTGGATGTAATGGGATCCTCGTTCATGGTCCGGTGATAATTGGTATTAGAAATGGTGGTTTATTCGTCGTGATCGATCACGGTTTTGGCGATGGCCTCGGCATGGTCCTTCTTCATTCTGACAGCATAGATGATGTTGAAGATGAAGATGCCCAGGGTCAGGAAGAAGAAGACAATGGCTGCTAGATCCTGCGGATTTTGAAGAACATAGTTTTTGATCATGTCTTATTCGTTGGTTGGGGTTTCTTTGCTGGCTTCGTCTGGGGTGAGCCATGACTTCTCTACAGGTGGCAGAGGATTGCCGTCTTCATCGACACGCTCAGGGATATTGTAGGTTCCCAGCTTCTGCATGTAGGCGATGAGTGCGATGATTTCCTTCTGGGCCAGAGTGGCTTCGATTTCCTGTCTGGGCATTTCGCCCTTCACCCATGGGATGCTTGGATTGTTATCCACAATGTTCTTGGCGATCTCGAGAGCCTGGTCTTGAGCGTGCTGCTCGATTTCAGAAGGGGTCATTTGGGGCCAAGGTACTCCGATGAGTGCCTGTACGCGGATCTTGTTAGGCAGGGCCTTGAAGTCGGTGTCCTTGCTCGCGAGGTGTGAGTAGGATGGCATGTTTGACTTGGTGTCCATGTCGCGAGGGTTCATGAAGTGGCGGTAGTGCCAGTTATTGTCTCGCTTACCGGAACGCATGACTTCGCTGCCTGTGGTGATATTGCCACCCTCACGAGCAAGGTCTGGACCTGTACGCTTGGAGCCCCACTGGAATGGATAGTCATAGATGGACTCGCCAAGGCGTGAGTAGTCACCGTAACGCACGTAGTCGGTTTCCAGCATACGGATCATCTGGGAGTGGCAGTTATAGCAGCCCTCGGCGATGTAGATGTCACGTCCAGCAAGCTCAAGCGGGGTGTAGAGTTCCTGAAGGTGGTCATCCACAGCCTCAGCTTTGGTAGTGATCGCGTTCGGGATGATCTGAACAGCACCACCGATGGCAGCAGCGAAGAAGGTGACTACTGTGAAGGGCAGGTAGTTCTTGGTGATGGTCTCATGCCATTGGCTCCAGCCAGGAACGTTCTTCTTGAAGCGATAAGCTGCAAGAGTAGCGAAGAAGACCATGCCTGCGAGGGCGAACCAGTTACCTGGATTGGTAACCCAGGCTGCGAGGGCAATGATGAAGCCCAGGAAAGCTGCGAACGGGTCCTGCTTGACGATGGTTCCGATGGTGGTGCGGTCTACTTCTGAACGGTCACGCATGACAACCTCCGCAGTCGCGTCTGTAGCCTTGCCTCTGCGACAGGTCATGAAGAGGTTGAAGGTCAGGATGAAGAATCCGAGGAGGTAGAGACCACCGCCGATTGAGCGGAAGAACAGTGGGTACTGGATATCTTCCAGAGTCTGGACGAACTGGTTCACGACAGTGCCGTTGTTAGCCTCGTTAAGAGCGAGTGACTGACCGATACCAGCAACCCAGAGAGCGGAGATGTAGAGAAGGATACCTACGAAGCCGATCCAGAAGTGGAAGTTGGCGAGAGCCTTTGAGTAGAGCTCTGTTTTCCAGAGTCTTGGGACGAGCCAGTAGAACATACCGGCGGCCATGAAGCCATTCCAACCGAGTGTTCCTGAGTGCACGTGACCAATGGTCCAGTCAGTGTAGTGGGAGAGGGCGTTGACTGACTTGATGGAGAGCAGTGGTCCCTCGAAGGTAGCCATGCCGTAGAAAGTGACACCTGCTGCGAAGAACTTGATCACGGGATCAGTCTGGAGCTTGCTCCAGGCACCGCGCAGGGTGAGGAGACCGTTGAGCATACCACCCCATGATGGAGCCCAGAGCATGACTGAGAAGAGCATGCCGAGGATCTGCAGCCACTCAGGAAGAGCTGTATTCAACAGGTGGTGTGGGCCTGCCCAGATGTAGATGAATACCAGTGACCAGAAGTGAATGATGGACAGACGGTAGGAGTACACCGGACGGTTCGCTGCCTTAGGCAGGTAGTAGTACATGATACCCAAGATCGGCGTCGTGAGGAAGAAGGCCACGGCGTTGTGCCCGTACCACCATTGGACCAATGCATCCTGCACGCCGCCGAAAATTGGGTAAGAGTGTGTGAGTGAGGTGG is a genomic window of Rubritalea squalenifaciens DSM 18772 containing:
- a CDS encoding sulfite exporter TauE/SafE family protein, giving the protein MEMTSIAALSAGLATSLHCVGMCGPLACAVTSKAKNREHALLETFSYHFGRLVSYTLIGSLAGLIGKQPLAYFFHSPAAILPWMMIPFLIVTAFPKLFQLPRLNFLARPYYKAKFWAQNKPAGIAGGLLGLISPCLPCTPLYLIFGVCLLSGSPITGALLAFCFALGTIPLLWAAQSSTRLITKIIPAPWRNPLRSTFLVAVTIILLVRLQGTLPFVETTQAKDQPASEATPEKTIEELPGCCNGQ
- the ccoN gene encoding cytochrome-c oxidase, cbb3-type subunit I; the encoded protein is MNQTTITYNDKCVRYFLWASIIWGLVGMGAGLLAALQMNISIDFVRDTPWLRPIVEFLSGGTLETEGIPYITFGRLRPLHTNAAIFAFVGNMMFAGIYYSTQRLCRCRVASDKLTWLHFWSWQLVIVLAAVTLPLGLTQGKEYAELIWPIDLLVAVSWLIFGYNFFWTLIKRNEQSLYVSLWFYIATIITITMLYVVNNLQIPTSLTHSYPIFGGVQDALVQWWYGHNAVAFFLTTPILGIMYYYLPKAANRPVYSYRLSIIHFWSLVFIYIWAGPHHLLNTALPEWLQILGMLFSVMLWAPSWGGMLNGLLTLRGAWSKLQTDPVIKFFAAGVTFYGMATFEGPLLSIKSVNALSHYTDWTIGHVHSGTLGWNGFMAAGMFYWLVPRLWKTELYSKALANFHFWIGFVGILLYISALWVAGIGQSLALNEANNGTVVNQFVQTLEDIQYPLFFRSIGGGLYLLGFFILTFNLFMTCRRGKATDATAEVVMRDRSEVDRTTIGTIVKQDPFAAFLGFIIALAAWVTNPGNWFALAGMVFFATLAAYRFKKNVPGWSQWHETITKNYLPFTVVTFFAAAIGGAVQIIPNAITTKAEAVDDHLQELYTPLELAGRDIYIAEGCYNCHSQMIRMLETDYVRYGDYSRLGESIYDYPFQWGSKRTGPDLAREGGNITTGSEVMRSGKRDNNWHYRHFMNPRDMDTKSNMPSYSHLASKDTDFKALPNKIRVQALIGVPWPQMTPSEIEQHAQDQALEIAKNIVDNNPSIPWVKGEMPRQEIEATLAQKEIIALIAYMQKLGTYNIPERVDEDGNPLPPVEKSWLTPDEASKETPTNE
- a CDS encoding cbb3-type cytochrome c oxidase N-terminal domain-containing protein; its protein translation is MNEDPITSNEAIKRADYAREKGEVVLREHEYDGIQEFDQKLPNWWLFTLWAAIAVFLTYYLVYYTLDLLPSSKESMDQRVTEIEELKQAELQKLLESMNDDTLVNTFSTNPDFVAKGKEAYIQSCAACHAADLGANGGMTGRPLNDGEWAYGSEPMNIFKMILHGTPADSKGYKQGMRMAPMGGAQLSPEQVAQITAFLIDSNPNDFKSYKK
- the ccoG gene encoding cytochrome c oxidase accessory protein CcoG; translated protein: MKKPNLDTVTTINQDGSKYNIHPADVKGSFTLRRRLTAWVLILIYILLPWIKINGYPAVFLDLDKRQFHFMGLTLFTQDFWVLFFIISGLAFTLFVLSSIVGRVWCGWFCPYTVFLEHLYRRIERFVDGDAPKRRRLDEAPMNKTKFIKRAIKWSFYVLVSFILAHVFLSYFISIPGVWSNITDGPAEHITEFLFILAFTGIFTFCFGWFREQFCIILCPYGRFQSALTDDQTVTVFYDYNRGEPRGKMTKDADKKLGDCIDCRRCVNVCPTGIDIRNGLQLECVACSACVDACNEIMTKVNRPKGLVRYDSSAGISTGKRKILRPRLFLYMIFTAIGLGVLGAVFVSKAKPFHAGITRVMGTTYTANEQGVRNQYQIKLTNKRNQDITYTYKLINSPGFELSAGTNTITLGPLQKDTVTFTVFSPVDQYKGSADIFIEVTSEDGTQSELTARFLGPAATLYKDSLNEKQETTNPE